The Streptomyces tendae DNA segment GGCCTCGCCGCGGCCCTCGCGGCGGCGCGGCGCGGCATCCGGGTCACCCTGATCGACGCGGCGCCGCGGCCGGGCGGGCAGTACTTCCGTCAGCCCGCACCCGGGCTCCGCACGGAACACGCCCAGGTGCCGCGCAACGGCCGGCGCACCTGGACCCGGCTGCGGGACGCCCTCGCCGCGAGCCCCGTGGACGTACGGACGGACCACCAGGTCTGGTGCGTGGAGCGGGAGTCCGACGGGCTGACGGTGCACGCGCTGACCGGCCCGGAAGGGCGGGAGCCGGCCGAGGTGCGCGCCACCGCCGTGCTCCTGGCCACCGGCGGGTACGAGACGGTCCTTCCCTTCCCCGGCTGGACGCTGCCGGGTGTCGTCACGGCGGGCGGCGCCCAGGCCATGCTCAAGGGCGGCATCGTCACCCCCGGCCCCACCGCCGTGGTCGCCGGGACCGGCCCGCTGCTGCTGCCCGTGGCGACCGGGCTCGCCGCCGCGGGCGTCCGGGTGGCCGCCCTGGTGGAGTCCACGGACCCCGTACGCCTGCCCCGGCACGCCGGAGCCCTCGCGGGAAAGCTGCCCGAGGCCGCCGGGTACGCGGCGCGGCTGCTGCGCCACCGCGTACCGGTGCTGGCCCGGCACACTGTGGTCCGCGCCCACGGGGAGGACCGGCTGACCGGTGTCACCGTCGCCGCCCTCGACGCACACGGCCGCGTGCGGCCCGGCACCGAACGCCTGCTGCCCTGCGACGCCCTCGCGGTGGGGCACGGCATGCTGCCCCACACCGATCTCGCCGGGAGCCTCGGCTGCCGGCTCGACGGGACCGCCGTGGCCGTCGACGCCGAGCAGCGCACCGACGTGCCGGGCGTCTGGGCGGCCGGAGAGGCCACGGGCATCGGCGGGGCGGCCCTCGCGCTGGCGGAGGGACACATCGCCGGCCGTTCGATCGCGGCCCGGCTGCGGGGCAGGACGCCCGACCCGCGCGCCTGGGCGCCCGCCGCCCGGGCCCGCGCCCAGGGGCGCGCCGCGGCCGGGGCCCTGGACGCCCTGCACACCCCACCCGCCCACTGGGCCGACGGCGTCACCGACGACACGGTGGTCTGCCGCTGCGAGGAGGTACCGGCGGGCGCCGTCCGCGAGGCCCTCCCCCTCGGCGCCGGCGACCTGCGAACGGTCAGACTGCTCACCCGGGCCGGCATGGGCTGGTGCCAGGGGCGTCTGTGCGCGCCTGCCGTCGCGGCCCTCACGGGGTGCGCCCCGACCCCGTACCGCCGCCCCTTCGCCCGCCCGGTCCCCCTGGGCGTCCTGGCGGCTCAGCACGACCGGCCTCGTCCCCGCTCCGAGGAAGGATCCTCATGACCGATCACCGCCGCCCCTGGCGGGGAGTCCTCGTCGCCACCGCGCTGCCGTTGCGCGACGACCTGTCCGTCGACCTCGACCGGTACGCCGAACACTGCGCCTGGCTCGTGGCCAACGGCTGCGACGGGGTCGTGCCGAACGGCTCCCTCGGCGAATACCAGGTGCTCACCCCGAGGAGCGCGCCCGCGTCGTCGAGACCGCCGTCGCCGCCGTCGGAGGGGAGCGGGTCATGCCCGGAGTCGCCGCCTACGGGTCCGCCGAGGCGCGCCGCTGGGCCGAGCAGGCCGGCGACGCCGGGTGCCCGGCGGTGATGCTGCTGCCGCCCAACGCCTACCGCGCCGACGAGCGTTCCGTGCTCGCCCACTACGCCGAGGTCGGCCGCGCCGGACTGCCCGTCGTCGCCTACAACAACCCGATCGACACCAAGGTCGACCTGGTGCCGGAGCTGCTCGCCCGGCTGCACGGCGAAGGACACATCAGGGCCGTCAAGGAGTTCTCCGGGACGTCCGCCGCGCCTACCGGATCGCCGAACTCGCGCCCGGCCTGGACCTGCTGGCCGGGGCGGACGACGTGCTGCTGGAGCTCGCGGTCGCCGGGGCGAAGGGCTGGGTGGCCGGCTACCCGAACGCCCTGCCCCGGTCCTGCGCGGAGCTGTACCGCGCCGCCACCAGCGGCGACCTCGCCACCGCCCTGCCGCTGTACCGGCAGCTGCACCCCCTGCTGCGCTGGGACTCCCGGGTGGAGTTCGTGCAGGCCATCAAGCTGTCCATGGACCTGGCCGGCCGCCACGGCGGCCCCTGCAGGCCCCCGCGCGTCCGCCTGGACCCGGAACAGGAGGCGGCCGTCCGCGCCGCCACCGAGAAGGCCGTCGCGGCCGGTCTGGCGTAGGGGAGGGGCCGGGCATGCGCAGCACACTCGTCCTGCACGCCGTCGACTCGCACACCGAGGGCATGCCGACCCGGGTGATCACCGGAGGCATCGGCACCGTTCCGGGCGCGACGATGAACGAACGGCGCCTGTGGTTCCGTCAACATCGCGACAACATCGCGAAGTTGCTGATGAACGAGCCGCGCGGGCACGCGGCGATGAGCGGCGCGATCCTCCAGCCGCCGACCCGCCCCGACTGCGACTGGGGCGTCCTCTACATCGAGGTGTCCGGCTACCTCCCGATGTGCGGCCACGGCACCATCGGCGTGGCGACCGTCCTGGTCGAGACCGGCATGGTCGAGGTCGTCGAGCCGGTCACCACCATCCGCCTGGACACCCCCGCCGGGCTCGTCGTCGCCGAGGTGCGGGTCGAGGACGGCTCCGCCACCGCCGTGACCCTGCGCAACGTGCCGTCGTTCGCCGTCTCCCTGGACCGTGAGGCCACCCTGCCCGACGGGCGGACGGTGACGTACGACCTGGCGTACGGCGGGAACTTCTACGCCATCCTGCCCCTGGAGCGGTTCGGGCTGCCCTTCGAGCGGTCCCGCAAGGACGAGATCCTGGCGGCCGGGCTGTCCCTCATGGAGGCGATCAACGCCGAGGGGGAGCCCGTCCACCCGGAGGACGCGTCGATCCACGGCTGCCACCACGTCCAGGTGACCGCGCCCGGCTCCACCGCCCGGCACTCCCGGCACGCCATGGTGATCCACCCCGGCTGGTTCGACCGCTCGCCGTGCGGCACCGGGACCAGCGCCCGCATGGCCCAGCTGCACGCCCGCGGGGAACTCCCGCCGCACACCGAGTTCGTCAACGAGTCCTTCATCGGCACCCGCTTCACCGGCCGCCTGCTCGGCACCACCGAGGTGGCCGGACACCCCGCCGTGCTGCCGAGCTTCACCGGACGCGCCTGGATCACCGGCACCGCCCAGTACCTGCTGGACCCGCGGGACCCGTTCCCGGCGGGGTTCGTCCTGTGACCGCCGGCGGCCCCGCCCTGCCCGCCCTGGGCGGACGCGGGCCCAGCTACCGCGAGCGGGTCGCGGACGCCCTGCGCGCCGCGCTGATCACGGGTGAACTGCGGCCCGGCGAGGTGTACTCGACACCGGGGCTCGCGGCCCGCTTCGGCGTCTCCGCCACCCCCGTGCGCGAGGCGCTGCTCGACCTCGCCAAGGAAGGGCTGGTCGACGTGGTGCCCAACAAGGGATACCGGGTCACCGCCGTCTCCGAACGGCAACTGGACGAGTACACCCACGTGCGCGCCCTCGTCGAGATCCCCACGACGGCCGCGCTGGCCGCAACGGCCGACCCGGTCGCGCTCGGCGCACTCCGGCCGGTCGCCGAGGAGATCGTCGCCGCCGCCACGGCCGGTGACCTGATCGCGTACGTCGACGCCGACCGGCGCTTCCACTTCGGCCTGCTGGCTCTCGCCGGCAACGGCCACCTCGTCGAGGTGGTCCGGGACCTGCGCCACCGCTCCCGGCTCTACGGACTGACCGCGCTGGCGGAACAGGGACGGCTGCGGGCGTCGGCGGAGGAGCACCTCGACCTGCTCGGCGCGCTGCTCACCCGGGACACCGAGGCCGTGCGGGAGGTGATGACCCGCCACCTCGGGCATGTCCGAGGACTGTGGGCAGCGCCCTGACATCACTTCTTGCACCACCATGCAAACGGCTTGCGCTGCTTGCGCTACGCTTGCGGCCATGACGCGACGACTTGCTGTGGTGGCGAAGAAGGTCGGGGTCAGCGAGGCCACGGTCAGCCGGGTGCTCAACGGCAAGCCGGGAGTCTCCGAGGCCACCCGGCAGGCGGTGCTCTCCGCCCTCGACGTGCTCGGCTACGAGCGCCCGACCCAGCTGCGCGGCGAGCGCGCCCGGCTGGTCGGCCTGGTGCTGCCCGAGCTGCAGAACCCGATCTTCCCCGCCTTCGCCGAGGTCATCGGCGGCGCGCTGGCCCAGCTCGGCCTCACCCCGGTGCTGTGCACCCAGACCCGGGGCGGGGTCTCCGAGGCGGACTACGTGACCCTGTTGCTGCAACAGCAGGTGTCCGGCGTGGTGTTCGCCGGCGGTCTCTACGCCCAGGCCGACGCGCCGCACGACCACTACCGGCAGCTCGCCGAGCGCAACATCCCCGTCGTCCTCGTCAACGCGGCCATCGAGCACCTCGGCTTCCCCGCCGTGTCCTGCGACGACGCCGTCGCGGTGGAACAGGCCTGGCGCCACCTCGCCTCGCTCGGGCACGAGCGCATCGGCCTGGTGCTCGGCCCCGGCGACCACGTGCCCTCGGCGCGCAAGCTGGCGGCCGCGCGGGCGGTGGCCGGCGAGGTGCCCGAGGAGCACGTGGCCCGCGCCATGTTCTCCATCGAGGGCGGCCACGCCGCCGCCACCCGGCTCATCGACCGGGGCGTCACCGGCTTCATCTGCGCCAGCGACCCCCTCGCCCTCGGTGTCGTACGCGCCGCGCGGCGCAAGGGGCTCGACGTGCCCGGGCAGATCTCCGTCGTCGGCTACGACGACTCCGCGCTGATGAACTGCACCGAACCCCCGCTGACCACGGTCCGGCAGCCCATCGAGGCGATGGGCAGGGCGGTGGTGGAACTGCTGAACGCACAGATCAGCGGCAGCACGGTGGCCCCCGAAGAGCTCCTGTTCGAACCGGAGTTGGTGGTGCGCGGCTCGACCGCCCAGGCGCCCCGCGGCTGAACCCCGTACAGCTGTCGAATAATTTCAAATTGTGCGCGACATATTGCGGTCCGATGTCGTCGGTGCTTGAGTGTGCCCCGCCCACCGCTCCTGTTCCGAGGGGTTCACTCGCTCCTGTCCCTTAAGGGGTCCACCGATGAGAAGCACCGGGATCCGCCGTACCCTCGTCGCGCTGAGCGTCGGCGCGCTCGCGCTGACGGCCTGCGGCTCGGGCGGCGACGAAGCCGCCGACGGCAAGACGCGCATCACCGTCAACTGCATGCCGCCCAAGAGCGCCAAGGTCGACCGCCAGTTCTTCGAGGAGGACGTCGCCGCCTTCGAGAAGAAGAACCCGGACATCGACGTCGTCCCGCACGACGCGTTCCCCTGCCAGGACCCCAAGACCTTCGACGCCAAGCTCGCCGGCGGACAGATGGAGGACGTCTTCTACACGTACTTCACCGACGCCCGGCACGTCGTCGACATCAACCAGGCCGCCGATCTGACGCCGTACGTCAAGGAGTTGAAGAGCTACAGCACCATCCAGCAGCAGCTGCGCGACATCTACACCGTCGACGGCAAGATCTACGGCATCCCGCGCACCGGCTACTCGATGGGCCTGATCTACAACCGCGCCCTGTTCGAGAAGGCCGGCCTCGACCCCGACGACCCGCCCGCCACCTGGGAGGAGGTCCGCGCCGCCGCGAAGAGGATCGCCGCGCTCGGCGACGGCACCGTCGGCTACGCCGACTACAGCGCCCAGAACCAGGGCGGCTGGCACTTCACCGCCGAGCTCTACTCCCAGGGCGGTGACGTGGTGAACGAGGACGGGACCCAGGCCACCGTCGACACCCCCGAGGGCCGCGCCGTCCTGCGGACCCTCCACGACATGCGGTGGACGGACGAGTCGATGGGCAGCAAGCAACTGCTCGTCATCAACGACGCCCAGCAGATGATGGGTTCCGGCAAGCTCGGCATGTACCTCGCCGCCCCTGACAACATCCCGATCCTCGTCAAGGAGAAGGGCGCCGAGTACAAGGACATCGCCATCGCCCCCATGCCCGGCGGCAAGGCCACCCTCGTCGGCGGCGACGGCTACATGTTCAGCAAGAAGGCCACCCCGGAGCAGATCAGGGCCGGCCTCAAGTGGCTCGACCACATGTTCCTCACCCCCGGTGACGGCTTCCTCGGCGACTACGCCCGCGCCAAGCAGAACGACGCCCCCGTCGGCCTGCCCGAACCCCGTCTGTTCACCGGCGCGGCCGACGCCAGGGACCAGCAGGCCAAGAAGGCCAACGCCAACGTCCCGGTGGAGAACTACCAGGCCTTCCTGGACGGCAACCAGAAGCTCGAAATGAAGATCGAGCCGCCGCACGCCCAGCAGCTGTACTCCGTCCTCGACGGCGTGGTCTCCGCCGTCCTCACCAAGGAGGACGCGGACATCGACCGGCTCCTGAAGGACGCCTCCGGCAAGATCGACGGCATCCTGGCACGGAGCTGACCGGTGACGAAGACGGTCGAACGGCCGCCCGCCGTGCGGGTCCGGCCGGTGAAGGCGCCGTCCCCGGCAGGGGACCGGAGACGGCGCCGCCTCACCGACCACCTGCGCGCCTACGGCTTCCTCCTCGGCGGACTGATCTGCTTCGCGCTGTTCTCCTGGTACCCCGCGATCCGCGCCGTCGTGATCGCCTTCCAGAAGTACACGCCCGGCTCCGACCCCGAATGGGTCGGCACCGCCAACTTCACCCGGGTCTGGCAGGACCCCGAGTTCGCCGCCGCCTGGCGCAACACGCTCACCTTCACCGCGCTCGCCCTGCTGATCGGCTTCGCGATCCCCTTCGTGCTCGCCCTCGTGCTCAACGAACTCCGCCACGCCAAGGCGTTCTTCCGGGTCGTCGTCTACCTGCCGGTGATGATCCCGCCCGTGGTGAGCGCCCTGCTGTGGAAGTGGTTCTACGACCCGGGCGCCGGCCTGGCCAACGAGGCGCTGCGCTTCCTGCACCTGCCCACCTCGAACTGGTCCAACGGTGCCGACACGGCCCTGGTGTCCCTGGTGATCGTCGCCACCTGGGCCAACATGGGCGGCACCGTGCTGATCTACCTCGCCGCACTCCAGTCCATCCCCGGCGAGCTGTACGAGGCCGCCGAACTCGACGGGGCGAACCTGCTCCAGCGTGTCCGGCACGTCACGGTGCCGCAGACCCGGTTCGTGATCCTCATGCTGATGCTGCTGCAGATCATCGCCACCATGCAGGTGTTCACCGAACCGTTCGTGATCACCGGAGGCGGCCCGGAGAACGCCACCGTGACCGTCCTCTACCTCATCTACAAGTACGCCTTCCTCTACAACGACTTCGGCGGCGCCTGCGCGCTCAGCGTGATGCTGCTCGTCCTGCTCGGCGCGTTCTCCGCCGTCTACCTCCGCCTCACCCGATCCGGAGAGGAGGCCGCATGAGCGGCGCCACCCGCACCCTGGTCTCCCCGGCCGTCCTGACCCGCCCGCGCGGCAGGGCCGTCTACTGGACCGTCTTCACCGGAGTCGTCCTGCTGTTCGCGCTGGCGTTCCTGTTCCCCGTGTACTGGATGGCGACCGGCGCGACGAAGTCGCCGGACGAGGTGGCCCGCACCCCTCCCACCCTCGTCCCCGAGAGCTGGAGCACCGCCGGGTACTCCGACGCCTGGGAGCTGATGCAGCTGCCCACCCACCTGTGGAACACGGTGGTGCAGGCGGCCGGCGCCTGGGTGTTCCAGCTGGTGTTCTGCACGGCCGCCGCCTACGCGCTGTCCAAGCTCCGTCCGGCCTTCGGCACCCTGATCCTCGGTGGCATCCTCGCCACGCTGATGGTCCCCGCCCAGGCCCTGGTGGTGCCGAAGTACCTGACCGTCGCGGACCTCGGCCTGCTCAACGACCCGCTCGCCATCTGGCTGCCGGCCGTCGCCAACGCCTTCAACCTGTATCTGCTCAAGCGGTTCTTCGACCAACTGCCCAGGGACGTCCTGGAGGCCGCCGAGATCGACGGCGCGGGCAAGCTGCGCACCCTGTGGTCGATCGTGCTGCCCATGTCCCGTCCCGTGCTCGGCGTGGTGTCGATCTTCGCGCTGGTCGCCGTCTGGCAGGACTTCCTGTGGCCGCTGATGGTGTTCTCCGACACCGACAAGCAGCCCATCAGCGTGGCCCTGGTGCAGCTGTCGCAGAACATCCAGCTGACCGTGCTGATCGCCGCGATGGTGATCGCCAGCATCCCCATGGTCGCGCTGTTCCTCGTCTTCCAGCGGCACATCATCGCCGGGATCAGCGCGGGCAGCACCAAGGGCTGACGCCGCACCCCCGTCCACAGAAGAGAAAGGCACCCACGTGGGACAGCCCACCCCTGCCACCGCCGACGCCTGGTGGCGCTCCGCCGTCATCTACCAGGTGTACGTCCGCAGCTTCGCCGACGGTGACGGCGACGGCACCGGCGACCTGGCCGGCGTCCGCGCCCGGCTGCCGTACCTCGCCGAACTGGGCGTCGACGCGCTGTGGTTCAACCCCTGGTACCAGTCCCCGATGAAGGACGGCGGCTACGACGTCGCCGACTACCGTGCGATCGACCCCGCCTTCGGCACCCTGGCCGAGGCGGAGAAGCTCATCGCCGAGGCACGGGAACTGGGCATCCGCACCATCATCGACATCGTCCCCAACCACGTCTCCGACCAGCACCCCTGGTTCCGCGCGGCACTGGCGGGCGGCCCCGAACGGGAACTGTTCCACTTCCGCCCCGGCCGTGGCGCCCACGGCGAACTCCCGCCCAACGACTGGCAGTCCGAGTTCGGCGGCCCGGCCTGGACCAGGCTGCCCGACGGCGACTGGTACCTGCACCTGTTCGCACCCGAGCAGCCCGACCTCAACTGGGCGCACCCCGCCGTCCGCCAGGAGCACGAGGACATCCTGCGCTTCTGGTTCGAGCGGGGCGTGGCAGGCGTCCGCATCGACTCGGCGGCCCTGCTGGTCAAGGACCCCGAGCTGCCGGACTTCACCGCCGGCCGCGACCCGCACCCATATGTCGACCGCGACGAACTCCACGACGTCTACCGCGCCTGGCGGGCCGTGGCCGACGAGTACGGCGCCGTCTTCGTCGGCGAGGTCTGGCTCCCCGACACCGAACGCTTCGCCCGCTACCTGCGCCCCGACGAACTGCACACCGCGTTCAACTTCTCCTTCCTGACCTGCCCGTGGGACGCCGCCCGGCTGCGCGCCTCCATCGACGAGACGCTGGCCGAGCACGCCCCGATCGGCGCCCCCGCCACCTGGGTGCTGTGCAACCACGACGTCACCCGCACCGTCACCCGCTACGGCCGCGCCGACACCGGCTTCGACTTCGCCACCAAGGCCTTCGGCACCCCCACCGACCTGACGCTGGGCACCCGTCGGGCCCGGGCGGCGGCACTGCTCTCCCTGGCCCTGCCCGGCGCGGTCTACGTCTACCAGGGCGAGGAGCTGGGGCTGCCCGAGGCCGACATTCCGCTCGACCGCATCGAGGACCCCATGCACGCCCGCTCCGGCGGCACCGACCCCGGACGCGACGGATGCAGGGTGCCGCTGCCCTGGACCGCCGACGCCCCGCACGCCGGGTTCGGCGGCGACCCCTGGCTGCCGCAGCCCGCCGCCTGGCCCGCGTACGCGGCCGACCGGCAGGCCCGCGACCCCGGCTCCATGCTCAGCCTCTACCGCGAGGCGATCCGCCTGCGGCCCGGGTTCGGCGACGAGCCGCTGACCTGGCTGCCCGCTCCGGACAGCGTGCTCGCCTTCGCCCGCTCCGACGCCC contains these protein-coding regions:
- a CDS encoding NAD(P)/FAD-dependent oxidoreductase produces the protein MRTDLAVIGAGPAGLAAALAAARRGIRVTLIDAAPRPGGQYFRQPAPGLRTEHAQVPRNGRRTWTRLRDALAASPVDVRTDHQVWCVERESDGLTVHALTGPEGREPAEVRATAVLLATGGYETVLPFPGWTLPGVVTAGGAQAMLKGGIVTPGPTAVVAGTGPLLLPVATGLAAAGVRVAALVESTDPVRLPRHAGALAGKLPEAAGYAARLLRHRVPVLARHTVVRAHGEDRLTGVTVAALDAHGRVRPGTERLLPCDALAVGHGMLPHTDLAGSLGCRLDGTAVAVDAEQRTDVPGVWAAGEATGIGGAALALAEGHIAGRSIAARLRGRTPDPRAWAPAARARAQGRAAAGALDALHTPPAHWADGVTDDTVVCRCEEVPAGAVREALPLGAGDLRTVRLLTRAGMGWCQGRLCAPAVAALTGCAPTPYRRPFARPVPLGVLAAQHDRPRPRSEEGSS
- a CDS encoding proline racemase family protein codes for the protein MRSTLVLHAVDSHTEGMPTRVITGGIGTVPGATMNERRLWFRQHRDNIAKLLMNEPRGHAAMSGAILQPPTRPDCDWGVLYIEVSGYLPMCGHGTIGVATVLVETGMVEVVEPVTTIRLDTPAGLVVAEVRVEDGSATAVTLRNVPSFAVSLDREATLPDGRTVTYDLAYGGNFYAILPLERFGLPFERSRKDEILAAGLSLMEAINAEGEPVHPEDASIHGCHHVQVTAPGSTARHSRHAMVIHPGWFDRSPCGTGTSARMAQLHARGELPPHTEFVNESFIGTRFTGRLLGTTEVAGHPAVLPSFTGRAWITGTAQYLLDPRDPFPAGFVL
- a CDS encoding GntR family transcriptional regulator, encoding MTAGGPALPALGGRGPSYRERVADALRAALITGELRPGEVYSTPGLAARFGVSATPVREALLDLAKEGLVDVVPNKGYRVTAVSERQLDEYTHVRALVEIPTTAALAATADPVALGALRPVAEEIVAAATAGDLIAYVDADRRFHFGLLALAGNGHLVEVVRDLRHRSRLYGLTALAEQGRLRASAEEHLDLLGALLTRDTEAVREVMTRHLGHVRGLWAAP
- a CDS encoding LacI family DNA-binding transcriptional regulator, which translates into the protein MTRRLAVVAKKVGVSEATVSRVLNGKPGVSEATRQAVLSALDVLGYERPTQLRGERARLVGLVLPELQNPIFPAFAEVIGGALAQLGLTPVLCTQTRGGVSEADYVTLLLQQQVSGVVFAGGLYAQADAPHDHYRQLAERNIPVVLVNAAIEHLGFPAVSCDDAVAVEQAWRHLASLGHERIGLVLGPGDHVPSARKLAAARAVAGEVPEEHVARAMFSIEGGHAAATRLIDRGVTGFICASDPLALGVVRAARRKGLDVPGQISVVGYDDSALMNCTEPPLTTVRQPIEAMGRAVVELLNAQISGSTVAPEELLFEPELVVRGSTAQAPRG
- a CDS encoding ABC transporter substrate-binding protein, coding for MRSTGIRRTLVALSVGALALTACGSGGDEAADGKTRITVNCMPPKSAKVDRQFFEEDVAAFEKKNPDIDVVPHDAFPCQDPKTFDAKLAGGQMEDVFYTYFTDARHVVDINQAADLTPYVKELKSYSTIQQQLRDIYTVDGKIYGIPRTGYSMGLIYNRALFEKAGLDPDDPPATWEEVRAAAKRIAALGDGTVGYADYSAQNQGGWHFTAELYSQGGDVVNEDGTQATVDTPEGRAVLRTLHDMRWTDESMGSKQLLVINDAQQMMGSGKLGMYLAAPDNIPILVKEKGAEYKDIAIAPMPGGKATLVGGDGYMFSKKATPEQIRAGLKWLDHMFLTPGDGFLGDYARAKQNDAPVGLPEPRLFTGAADARDQQAKKANANVPVENYQAFLDGNQKLEMKIEPPHAQQLYSVLDGVVSAVLTKEDADIDRLLKDASGKIDGILARS
- a CDS encoding carbohydrate ABC transporter permease — translated: MTKTVERPPAVRVRPVKAPSPAGDRRRRRLTDHLRAYGFLLGGLICFALFSWYPAIRAVVIAFQKYTPGSDPEWVGTANFTRVWQDPEFAAAWRNTLTFTALALLIGFAIPFVLALVLNELRHAKAFFRVVVYLPVMIPPVVSALLWKWFYDPGAGLANEALRFLHLPTSNWSNGADTALVSLVIVATWANMGGTVLIYLAALQSIPGELYEAAELDGANLLQRVRHVTVPQTRFVILMLMLLQIIATMQVFTEPFVITGGGPENATVTVLYLIYKYAFLYNDFGGACALSVMLLVLLGAFSAVYLRLTRSGEEAA
- a CDS encoding carbohydrate ABC transporter permease, whose translation is MSGATRTLVSPAVLTRPRGRAVYWTVFTGVVLLFALAFLFPVYWMATGATKSPDEVARTPPTLVPESWSTAGYSDAWELMQLPTHLWNTVVQAAGAWVFQLVFCTAAAYALSKLRPAFGTLILGGILATLMVPAQALVVPKYLTVADLGLLNDPLAIWLPAVANAFNLYLLKRFFDQLPRDVLEAAEIDGAGKLRTLWSIVLPMSRPVLGVVSIFALVAVWQDFLWPLMVFSDTDKQPISVALVQLSQNIQLTVLIAAMVIASIPMVALFLVFQRHIIAGISAGSTKG
- a CDS encoding glycoside hydrolase family 13 protein, with the translated sequence MGQPTPATADAWWRSAVIYQVYVRSFADGDGDGTGDLAGVRARLPYLAELGVDALWFNPWYQSPMKDGGYDVADYRAIDPAFGTLAEAEKLIAEARELGIRTIIDIVPNHVSDQHPWFRAALAGGPERELFHFRPGRGAHGELPPNDWQSEFGGPAWTRLPDGDWYLHLFAPEQPDLNWAHPAVRQEHEDILRFWFERGVAGVRIDSAALLVKDPELPDFTAGRDPHPYVDRDELHDVYRAWRAVADEYGAVFVGEVWLPDTERFARYLRPDELHTAFNFSFLTCPWDAARLRASIDETLAEHAPIGAPATWVLCNHDVTRTVTRYGRADTGFDFATKAFGTPTDLTLGTRRARAAALLSLALPGAVYVYQGEELGLPEADIPLDRIEDPMHARSGGTDPGRDGCRVPLPWTADAPHAGFGGDPWLPQPAAWPAYAADRQARDPGSMLSLYREAIRLRPGFGDEPLTWLPAPDSVLAFARSDALCVVNLSGRSVGLPAHTALLLASGPLDTAGRLPRDTAVWLRA